A DNA window from Maribellus comscasis contains the following coding sequences:
- a CDS encoding endonuclease/exonuclease/phosphatase family protein, with amino-acid sequence MKINFFILLIGLLFFSLSLLSQPQAEDFSVLFYNVENLFDIKNEPGKEDDEFTPTGERYWTNRKLDKKLVNISKVILNSSGFTTPDVIALCEIENREVLERLLYTTPLKKYNYKIIHKESPDHRGIDVALLYQSETLYPLNYTYFPVVRGDEIIKTREVLYFSGIINEIDTVHFFVNHWPSRYEGILESEPLRKLAAQLLKTKVEEVRSKSGNSKIIILGDFNDQPTDASIRETLDAQSLSDNIENSHLYNLSFRWMKDEIKTLKYQSQWSVYDQCIVSGSLVNSKKGYSILPENTKIIKLPFLLEKDEKYGGVKPFRTYNGYSYKGGFSDHLPVLLKLTLLN; translated from the coding sequence ATGAAGATTAACTTCTTTATACTTCTTATTGGTTTACTTTTCTTTTCTCTTTCGTTGTTGTCCCAGCCGCAAGCCGAGGATTTTTCTGTTTTGTTTTACAATGTTGAGAATTTATTTGATATTAAAAATGAACCGGGCAAGGAGGACGACGAATTTACACCAACAGGTGAGCGGTATTGGACAAATAGAAAATTAGATAAAAAATTAGTAAACATTTCAAAAGTTATTTTGAATTCCTCTGGTTTTACAACACCTGATGTTATTGCATTATGTGAGATCGAAAACAGAGAAGTTTTGGAAAGGCTTTTGTACACAACTCCGCTAAAAAAATATAACTATAAAATTATTCACAAAGAATCACCCGACCACAGAGGAATTGATGTTGCTTTGCTTTATCAGTCAGAAACACTTTATCCTCTTAATTACACGTATTTTCCGGTGGTGCGAGGTGATGAAATAATAAAAACACGAGAGGTTTTGTATTTTTCCGGTATTATAAATGAGATTGATACCGTTCACTTTTTTGTAAATCACTGGCCGTCGCGTTATGAAGGAATTTTGGAATCAGAGCCTTTGCGAAAGCTCGCAGCGCAACTATTAAAAACAAAGGTAGAAGAGGTGAGGTCAAAATCTGGAAATTCTAAGATTATCATTCTTGGCGATTTTAACGACCAACCCACTGATGCGAGTATCAGGGAAACTTTAGATGCTCAGTCGCTCTCAGACAACATCGAAAATAGCCATTTATATAATCTTTCGTTCCGCTGGATGAAAGATGAAATAAAAACTCTGAAATATCAGTCACAATGGTCGGTATATGATCAATGTATTGTTTCTGGTTCTCTGGTAAATAGTAAGAAGGGGTATTCAATTCTTCCCGAAAATACAAAAATTATCAAACTACCATTCCTTTTGGAAAAAGATGAAAAATATGGAGGGGTAAAACCATTCAGAACGTATAACGGGTATTCATATAAAGGAGGTTTTAGTGACCACTTACCCGTTCTGCTTAAATTGACATTGCTAAATTAA
- a CDS encoding sodium:solute symporter, which produces MSPYLVLGIILGYFFVLMFISWLTSRNANTDTFFTANRKSPWYLVAFGMVGATLSGVTFISVPGEVGNSAFAYLQFVFGNLVGYWLIAGILLPLYYKLNLISIYTFLEQRFGKYSYKTGSFFFLISKLTGAAFRLYLVAGVLQIAFFDAFNIPFAITVVVTIFLIWIYTFRGGIKTIVWTDTLQTLFLVSAVVFTMIAISQNMEWSFGHLFNEVAESSRAKIFIWDWRSGNNFFKQFLAGIFTTIAVNGLDQDMMQKNLTCKNKGEAQKNMVVFSLSFLSTVILFLSLGVILYSFAENMGISIPEKTDDFYPLLALNYLGLPVGIAFLLGITAATYSSADSALTAMTTSFSVDFLNIGRYKEQKKQKIKKWSHLFFSLLLIITILFFRAINDESIVVAVFRVAGYTYGPILGLFIFGMYSKRNVNDIWVPVIGFLAPVICYFLSRYSEVLFNGYRFGFELLILNGLITMIGLFFISKKYVVKN; this is translated from the coding sequence ATGAGTCCTTACCTCGTTTTAGGAATAATTCTTGGCTATTTTTTTGTTTTGATGTTTATTTCGTGGCTGACCTCGAGAAATGCAAATACTGATACTTTTTTTACAGCAAACCGAAAATCGCCCTGGTATTTGGTTGCTTTTGGTATGGTTGGAGCAACGCTTTCAGGAGTAACATTTATTTCAGTGCCGGGAGAAGTAGGGAATTCGGCTTTTGCCTATTTACAATTTGTTTTTGGAAACCTTGTTGGTTACTGGCTGATTGCCGGAATTTTATTGCCTTTATATTATAAATTAAACCTGATTTCAATTTACACTTTCCTTGAACAACGTTTTGGAAAATATTCATACAAAACAGGCTCTTTTTTCTTTTTGATTTCAAAACTTACCGGTGCGGCATTTCGGCTTTATTTGGTAGCCGGAGTGCTCCAAATTGCCTTTTTCGATGCCTTTAATATTCCTTTCGCTATCACGGTAGTCGTTACCATATTTTTAATTTGGATTTATACATTTCGCGGAGGGATAAAAACCATTGTCTGGACTGATACACTTCAAACACTTTTTCTGGTTAGTGCAGTTGTGTTTACCATGATAGCAATCTCCCAAAACATGGAGTGGAGCTTTGGGCACTTGTTTAATGAAGTTGCTGAAAGTTCGAGAGCGAAGATTTTTATATGGGACTGGCGTTCCGGAAACAATTTTTTTAAACAGTTTTTGGCTGGAATTTTTACAACGATAGCTGTTAATGGGCTTGATCAGGATATGATGCAAAAAAATCTTACCTGTAAAAATAAAGGAGAAGCACAAAAAAATATGGTGGTGTTTAGTTTGTCATTTCTTTCCACTGTAATTTTGTTTTTAAGTCTCGGGGTAATTTTGTATTCTTTTGCTGAAAACATGGGGATTTCAATCCCTGAAAAGACAGACGATTTTTATCCGCTCCTTGCTCTGAATTATTTGGGTTTACCAGTGGGGATAGCTTTCTTGCTTGGAATAACGGCCGCAACATACTCCAGTGCCGACTCTGCACTGACTGCAATGACCACTTCTTTTAGTGTTGACTTTTTAAATATTGGAAGATACAAAGAACAGAAAAAACAAAAAATTAAAAAGTGGTCACATCTGTTTTTCTCTTTGTTGCTAATTATTACTATCTTATTTTTCAGGGCAATAAACGATGAAAGTATTGTTGTTGCTGTGTTTCGGGTGGCAGGTTATACTTACGGCCCAATTTTAGGGTTATTTATTTTTGGTATGTATTCAAAAAGGAATGTTAATGATATTTGGGTCCCGGTTATTGGTTTTTTGGCACCGGTTATCTGTTATTTTTTATCCAGATATTCAGAGGTTCTTTTTAACGGTTATAGGTTTGGATTTGAACTTTTAATACTAAACGGATTAATCACAATGATAGGTTTATTTTTCATTTCTAAAAAATATGTTGTAAAAAACTAA
- a CDS encoding exo-beta-N-acetylmuramidase NamZ family protein, giving the protein MTKFIRYFILFILLGCSAGIHAGELKCGAEQPDKYLALIQGKKVGLVVNHTSLAGEIHLVDFLLAKKVNVKKIFAPEHGFRGEAAPGEEIQAGVDGKTGIPVLSLYGKTRKPTPEQLAGIDVMVFDIQDVGCRFYTYISTLHLVIEACAENDIPLVVFDRPNPNGDYVAGPVLKEEFQSFVGMDPIPVVHGCTVGELANMINGEQWHKANKKCDLRVIPVKNYDHKLFYSLPVAPSPNLPNDLSVRLYPSLCFFEATSVSVGRGTDFPFQVLGGLDPQLGDFEFTPETIPGVAVHPLNEGEKCYGIDLRNLKIVPVFTLKYFLDFYHRFANEKDFLTRERWLNLLAGTDEFIQLVREGKNEREIKAHWQKELTTFKETRKKYLLYPDFE; this is encoded by the coding sequence ATGACAAAATTTATAAGATATTTTATTCTTTTTATTTTACTGGGGTGTTCAGCTGGAATACATGCAGGAGAATTAAAATGCGGGGCGGAACAACCCGACAAATATTTGGCTTTGATTCAGGGGAAAAAAGTGGGGTTGGTGGTTAACCATACTTCACTGGCGGGAGAGATTCACCTTGTTGATTTTCTTTTGGCGAAGAAGGTAAATGTGAAAAAGATTTTTGCGCCTGAACATGGTTTTAGAGGGGAGGCAGCCCCCGGAGAAGAAATACAGGCCGGTGTGGATGGAAAAACAGGAATTCCGGTTCTCTCTCTTTACGGAAAAACCCGTAAACCAACCCCGGAGCAACTGGCGGGTATTGATGTGATGGTATTTGATATTCAGGATGTGGGTTGTCGGTTTTACACTTATATTTCCACGCTTCACCTGGTTATTGAAGCTTGCGCAGAAAATGACATTCCGCTGGTTGTATTTGACAGGCCAAATCCCAATGGCGATTATGTTGCCGGCCCGGTTTTAAAAGAAGAATTTCAGTCGTTTGTTGGAATGGACCCAATTCCCGTTGTTCATGGATGCACGGTTGGGGAGCTTGCAAATATGATAAATGGAGAGCAGTGGCATAAGGCAAATAAAAAATGTGATTTGAGAGTTATTCCGGTAAAGAATTATGACCATAAACTTTTTTATTCTCTTCCGGTTGCGCCTTCACCAAATTTGCCCAACGATTTATCCGTTCGTTTATACCCTTCGCTTTGTTTTTTCGAAGCAACAAGTGTAAGTGTAGGACGCGGAACAGATTTTCCTTTTCAGGTACTGGGAGGTTTGGATCCGCAATTGGGTGATTTTGAATTTACTCCCGAAACGATTCCCGGAGTAGCAGTACATCCGCTAAATGAAGGAGAGAAATGTTACGGAATTGATCTTCGTAATTTGAAAATTGTACCCGTTTTTACTTTAAAATATTTCCTTGATTTTTATCATCGGTTTGCTAACGAAAAAGATTTTCTTACCCGCGAAAGATGGTTAAATCTCCTTGCCGGAACCGATGAGTTTATTCAGCTTGTAAGGGAAGGAAAAAATGAGAGGGAAATTAAAGCTCACTGGCAAAAAGAATTGACCACATTTAAAGAAACCAGAAAGAAATATTTGTTGTATCCCGATTTTGAATGA